ATGATTTGGCATGGTCAAGCAGCTCAGAGGTTTTGACCTTGTCTTTTGGATTGCTGTTAAATAAAACCATCTTACCTACATTATCAAATGTAACACATTGTTGGTTATCGATAAAGCCCATTCCATTATCCCATGTAAAATAGGCGAAAGGTTTGGTATAAGGGTTCAACATATTTTTACTCCATACAAACTCCTTAGCCGGAATTTGTAGTTGTGCCAGCAGTGTGGCGGCAATGTCGACTTGTGAACCTACATTGCTGAACTTGCGTCCTCTAAATTCATCTTTGATCACCTCTCCATAAAACAGTAGCGGAATATGGTAGCGTTCCGGAGCATAAATCTCGTAGGCCTGTTTTGGAAGTCCGTGACCATGATCTGCTACAAATACAAACAAGGTGTTTTTGTACCAGCTTTGTTTCTTTGCCTGGTTCAGATAAGCATTAATACAGGAATCTGTATAGTAAGCTGTGCTTTTGAATTTGGCAACATTATCGGAATTTCCGAATTTAGGTTTTCCGGGAAGGGTGTAAGGCTCGTGGTTACTGAGGGTTAACAAAGTGGAAAAGAAAGGTTGCTTTTCGGCATTCAGATCTTTCAGTTGCCTGCCAAATACCACTTCATCATATTTTCCCCAGGTAGATTGTAATTCCCCTCCTTTAAAACTATTTCTATCTATTAGCTTCTGATAATCATGACTGAGAATAAAAGCTTTGTAATTGTCGAATTCAGATTCTCCTCCATAATAGAAAGAGGTATTGTAGCCGTTTTTATGGAAGGATTGGGAGAGGGCAGGTAATTTCTGCATTTTCTCCGGCCATTTTACGACACTTCCGGAAGCCAGTGTCGGGAACCCCGCAAGAGAAGCAATAATACCTTTGTCTGTGCGGTTACCGGAAGCATAAATTTTATCGAACAATACCCCTTTGTGCATCAGCGTATCGAAATGAGGGGTGATCCCGGATTCGTTTCCCAATGTTTGGGTGAGGTCGGCCGTAAAGCTTTCAATGATGACAAAAACCACGTTAGGCCTGTTTGTTTTTAAAATCTGGATGGTACTGTCTTTTTCCGTTGTATAAAGCCCTTTAAGCAGTTGATCTGCTTTTTTAGGTTCGAAATAAACGTAAGGGTTATTCCTGGCCATTCTTTCAGAAAGCGAGCTTCTGAGCAGGTTCCATTCTGTATTTACAGCAGCCTGATTGAGCAATTGTTCTTTCGAAAAATAAGCCATACTCTGAGTGATGGGAGAGCCCCTGAGGCCTCCACGAATCAGGATAAAGGAAAGACCAATCAAGAGCACGGATACCAGGGCACGCAACCAGATTGATGAGCTGCCAAAATTCAGCTTCCGGGAAACGACCCAGCGCTGGATAAACAGGCTCAGAACGATCATTAAAACCAATAAGGACAGCGATAGTCCGATTGGAGAGGAGGCACTGGAAGCCATGGCTTCATTGGGGGTGGAAATGGCAAAACCTATGGCTTTGGCATTTACTTTACTTCCCCATTCTCTGTAAATATTGAAATTGATGACTGAAATGATACTGAATAATACAATCAGGACTTTGTTATAGGTAGAGATCCATTTGAGTTCCACGACTTTTCTGCCACTTAAAAGCCAGTAAATATAGGCTACGAGTGGAATGATGGCCAGGTATGCCGTCATGGAAAGGTCTAATAAAATGGCATGATAGAAAGTTGCCATGGTCTCAGATAGCGGGACCATGGCAAGTTTTTTATGATAAATAAGAAGGAACATCAGTCGGTCGACAAAGAAAAATAGCAACCAGAAGATGTAAAATCTAATTAAAAAGATAAGGCTTTTGAACATTTTAGCGGATGTTATTGACCCCCACCTTGCATTTGCATTACTTCTTCCATTGTTTTAAGATCATATCCTTTAGGAACGTCTAATGTAAATGGGCCAGCTGCTTCTTCGTTTAAGGCCTTGATGGTTGAAGTAGATTTTACACCACGATTAAATTTAGTGAACTTGATCGGCGTACCTTTTACTTCTTTAAATTCCTGGCCCATCAGACCTGCAGGAAGCTCGATGTCGTTCGTAGCCCAAAGTTCATAGGTACCTCCTTTGTCGTCTTTATAAGTGTATTTCTCTGCGTTATAGGTAAGGATTTTTTGTTTTTCTCCAGTTGCTTTAAAGTCACTGAATTTAGGATCATTTGCTTTTTCTTTCTCATAATCTTCTTTAGTTCCTTTTACCGCAATTTGCATCTGCGCTACCGGTACATCAATTAATACCAATGAGTTAAAGGAAACATTGTCAGAGATCACAGTGATGGTTGCAGGACCTTGTTGTAATTCAAATCTCGACATATTGCCGTTGAATTTTACTTTCGTCTCTGTAGGTAGCATGGATGCCATTGGTTCCTGTTCCGGAGTAAGGGAATAGCTTACTCCAAAGGTTACACTTCCTTCAGAAATTTTCTTTTGAGCGTGTGCGAAGATAGCGGTACTTACAAGAACTGCAGCTAAAACTCCGGTTTTGATAGATTTTAACATATAATAGTTTTTAGTGTTTATACTTATTTAATTTACCATTTAATTTTCTCTTTGCTGATAAAAGCAGCAACACCTTTTTTGAAATCTTCACTTTCTCTTACCCTGGCATTAATCTGTACCGCCAATGAAAGACTGTGGTCTAATTCCCGATTGGTAGTTTGTCCAATCAGTTGCTTGGTTACCACTAACGAATTTGAAGAAGCTTCAGTACACAAACTTAATGCAAATTCCTTTACCTTAAGATTAATGTCTTCTTTGTTTGTTACAAAAGTGATTAAACCATAATCTAAAGCCTGCTGGGCCGAGAATAACTCTCCGGTAAATAAGATGCGCTTGGCGATGGTTTCCGAGGTCTTTCTTAGCAGAAAACAGGATACTATTGCAGGTACAAAACCCAGTTTCACTTCGGTATAACCAAAACTGGCCTCCGGAACAGCAAAGCTGATGTCGCATACGGTAGCCAGACCACATCCCCCGGCAATGGCATGGCCCTCAATCTGTGCAATCACTACTTTAGGCAAGTAATAGATGGTGGTAAACAGGCGTTTCAGGTTTTCTGAGTCTGCCAGGTTTTCCTCGTAGGTGTTCTGTTGTAATTGCTGAAGATACGCCAGATCGGCACCTGCGCTGAATGTGGTTCCATTGGCCTTTAACAGGATCACTTTAACGGTTTCATCTTCCGATGCCTTCATTAAGGTCTGGGTGAGCAGGCTAACCAGCTCAGGATTTAGGGCGTTACGCTTTTCCGGGCGGTTGATGGAAATGGTTGCAATGCGTTCTTCAACTGAATATAAGACTAAAGGAGCTGTCATGATCTTTCTGAAATAAATCTTTATTTACGTCAAAAGTAAAGAAACAAAACCATTGGTGTTAGGGGAGGGGATTATATTTTCCCGGAAGCTGATCGCTGAATGTTGAACCGCTATTCAGGGCAACAGGCATTTGCCTTCTGAAGAAGGCTATATTAAGGCACTACTTACGGCTATGTTATTGCTTTTTTGAAGGTAGGTTGGCAGGGCCCATCAGGGCCTGGCAGCCCTGCTAACCTATATTATTTTCAGATGAAAATTTAATGTAAATCGCAGGTAATTGGCCGCTTGTTATAGCGTGTTTATTAGGTTTAACAAAACTTATTGGCTATATTGGTAGTGTTAATAATGGTATTGTTAATTTTTACTACCAAACATTTAATTTATTCAATATGGCAAAAGTATCAAATGGCCCTTTGGGGGCCTTAAACGGAAAATTACGGAACCTGGTTTTTTACATGCTCAACGGGCAACCTGTTGTCCGTACCATTGGCGATCCGGGTAAACCCAGCAGAAATCAACTGGCCAACCGTCAGGCAATGTCGGTGACGATGGGGCTGGTGAGCAGGATCACTGATTTTACCAGTGTCAGCTTTGAACTGGAAGCAAAAGGAACAGTCAGAAATGCCCACAATCTGGCCACTTCTTATATCAAAAAGCTGGCTTTAAAGGGTGAATATCCCAATATTTCGGTAGACTACAGTAAAGTGATCCTGAGCAATGGCAGTTTGCCTTGTGCTGCTGACCTGAAAATAGAAAAGAAAGAAAATGGGGTATTGCTGAGCTGGGATGCTGCAGGTGAAGATGATGATATCGTAATGATTTTGCTTTGTCATCCTTTACAAAAAAGGGCCACTTCCTGTATCAATGCAGGTCGCAGAGATGCAGGATCCTACTTTATTGGCCTGCGTGAGGACCACCTGAATGAGCCGATCGAAGCTTATATCTGCTTTCGGGCAGCGGATGGTAAGGCCATATCCAACAGTGCTTACGTCGGGAACCTGAATGGAGAGCTCGAGAGCCCGGAGGAGACCGCACAAAATAAAAAGTATCAGCTGATCAAACAGCGTTTTGATGTGGTAGAAGCCGATTATTTGCAGCAACTGAAAGATAATTTTGGAAATCGCGTCGATAGCAAAGCATTCCGTAACCTGGAAAAGGAGTATGAAGTATTAAAAAATAAACTGGAAAACCTCCCGGGGAAACCAGGTTAAGGGTTCTTGGCAGAAAAAATTGAAGGAATCAGTTTTATTGACTTTACTTTATGCTGATCCAGAGCTGGTTGGATAAAATAGACGAAGTCTTTATCTTCTCTTTTTAGCCCGGTGCAGACGATGGCATGATTTGAAAATATATAGGCAACTGCCTGTTGTCTTGGAATGCGGAAGCTAATAATCCTGCATTGCCGGTAAGCCATGATCTGTTCATAGCTCAAGAAGCTTTGTAAGATAAGAAGTGTGGTTAGCGCTGCGAAAAGCACTCTTTTCTGATGGTGGACTATTGCCGGTATCAATAGAGTTAAGGTCAGACATAACAGCAGGTACATTGCTTTATCGATCCAGATGCCCGATAAGCTGGAAAAAGGAAGTCCGGAGATCCATTGAAGCCCCTGATTGGTAAAGCTGATCAGCCATTCGAAAACTGGTGCCAGAAAACCAAAACCCGGAAACAGCACCACAATTCCGAGATACATCAGCAATGCGATGGGAATCAGGATAAACAGGTTGCTGAGCAGGAAATAAAGAGGGAACTGATGGAAGTAATAAACTGAGGAGGGAAAAGTAAATAGCTGTGCTGCTAAAGACATGGCAACTGCTCCCCATAGTTTGTTGAGCCATTTGTTTTCTATATACCAGGATTGCTGAATTTTCGGTTGCAGGTAAACCAGGCCACTTACGGCCAGGAAGGACAGCTGAAAGCCAATATCCCAAAGAAGAAACGGATTGTATAGCAACAGGCAGAAAGCACTGAAAGCAGTGATGTTATAGCTGTTGGCTGGCCTGGAAGATGATTTTGCAATCAGGAATACCGAAAGCATCAATACCGCGCGAAGGACTGAAGGAGAAAGCCCGGTGAGGAGGGCATAAAACCAGATGACAGGGAGGATTAAGATCAGTTTAAATAATTTTCCCCGCTTGCTATAGTTTAGAAAACCCAGCAGGTAATTCAATACCATATAGATCAGACCTACATGCATCCCGGAAACCGATAAAGCGTGAATGGTTCCCGTTTTGGCATAAATATTCAGGATTTCCTGACTGAGGTCGGCCCGGTAGCCGAGGATAAGTGTGGAAGCCAAAGCAACTGCTTCTTTGTTTTTGATGAGCTGTACATAACGCATCAGCTGTTGTTGCCGGAGTTGCAAAGCGAATCGCCGGATGGGGTTGCCGTAATTTCCTGCTAATTTCAGGTACTGATCCCTGTTCAGAAAAGATTGATGGTAGATGTTTTGTGTGGCAAGCCAGGATTTGAAATCAAATTCGGAGCGCAGATGAGGAGGCTTAACTTCCGAAAACAAGGAAGGGATAATCAACTCTTCTCCATAACGCAAAGGCAGGGGAATATCAACAGGTGTTTTTATAGCCAGCATGATCATCCCCGAAGCGGATCTGGGAAGGAGCTGCATTTCCTGTCCCCTGGAGTCAGCCCGGATCTGGTAGGCCAGCATTACTTTTGCTTTGAATCTCCATATCCCGGCTTTATATTGAGGTTCCTCATTGATTTGAACCTTTAAATAACGGGAAGGTACTTTGGCAAAGTAATCGGACTTTAAAGACTGATTATAGCTCATCGCCGATAAACCGCCAAAGAAGAACATCAGCAACTGTAAAAGAAAACCAGTAAGGACTTTGAACCGATAAGCTTTACATTGTTTGTAATAGGTGTTTATGACGATCAGGGAGATAAACAACAGGAGGTTGAACGAAATTAAAACCAGGATCCCGGAGACAAATTTGAAGTTATAGAAGAAACCTATTCCTGCGGAATAGGGGATCAGAATCCGCATAAAGGTCAGGGCATGCTGATGGGAAGGGAACATGGTCTAAAACTGATAACGCAGTTGTAATTTCAGATCCGACTTCTGATTTCCTGTGATTTCATCGAGCCCGGAACCAATACTTGATTTATCCTGATAAATGTATATCGCATACTTTCCCCAAAGATCCAGCATCCTGAATAAACGGTACCTGAAATTCAGGTAAGTTCTGATGCCCTTACCATAATATCCGCCGGAACCAGAACCAGATAAAACATCGTCCTCATAGGCGTAAATTCTGGAATTATAGGAGTCGGTACGGAAATAAGCAAGCCGTATATTACCTGATAACTTTGAGGACAATGGCGTGTAGTGGAGGTCCTGATAAATCAGATAACCCAGTTCTGCGGCCTTCCTGCCTTTATGATATCGAATAACTTCGAACCTTTGTTGAGATTTGAACTTTTTATCAAACTGCCAGTCGCATTCCAGTCTGTAGTTTGTCTTCCTGAGATCCTCCAGAGATCGATCAGGGTTTCCGGCGTCGGGGTTTTGTTGTTTCTGTTCTGTTTTAACGCGGAGGTTAAGCCGAAGTTTTTTAGAGGGGGTATAGCGTAACTGAGAAAGGATTTCGTGCCCGGAAGAGGGGAAATCTACGCGGTATCTTAACCATGGAAATTTGAAATAATCCAGGTAAGCGGAGAATTTCCAGTGTTGATGAGGGCTGTAGTTTAATCCGAAATAAGCGCCCTGCTCAT
This region of Pedobacter steynii genomic DNA includes:
- a CDS encoding LTA synthase family protein, which gives rise to MVPLSETMATFYHAILLDLSMTAYLAIIPLVAYIYWLLSGRKVVELKWISTYNKVLIVLFSIISVINFNIYREWGSKVNAKAIGFAISTPNEAMASSASSPIGLSLSLLVLMIVLSLFIQRWVVSRKLNFGSSSIWLRALVSVLLIGLSFILIRGGLRGSPITQSMAYFSKEQLLNQAAVNTEWNLLRSSLSERMARNNPYVYFEPKKADQLLKGLYTTEKDSTIQILKTNRPNVVFVIIESFTADLTQTLGNESGITPHFDTLMHKGVLFDKIYASGNRTDKGIIASLAGFPTLASGSVVKWPEKMQKLPALSQSFHKNGYNTSFYYGGESEFDNYKAFILSHDYQKLIDRNSFKGGELQSTWGKYDEVVFGRQLKDLNAEKQPFFSTLLTLSNHEPYTLPGKPKFGNSDNVAKFKSTAYYTDSCINAYLNQAKKQSWYKNTLFVFVADHGHGLPKQAYEIYAPERYHIPLLFYGEVIKDEFRGRKFSNVGSQVDIAATLLAQLQIPAKEFVWSKNMLNPYTKPFAYFTWDNGMGFIDNQQCVTFDNVGKMVLFNSNPKDKVKTSELLDHAKSYLQKVYQQFIEL
- a CDS encoding DUF4412 domain-containing protein; protein product: MLKSIKTGVLAAVLVSTAIFAHAQKKISEGSVTFGVSYSLTPEQEPMASMLPTETKVKFNGNMSRFELQQGPATITVISDNVSFNSLVLIDVPVAQMQIAVKGTKEDYEKEKANDPKFSDFKATGEKQKILTYNAEKYTYKDDKGGTYELWATNDIELPAGLMGQEFKEVKGTPIKFTKFNRGVKSTSTIKALNEEAAGPFTLDVPKGYDLKTMEEVMQMQGGGQ
- a CDS encoding enoyl-CoA hydratase/isomerase family protein; the protein is MTAPLVLYSVEERIATISINRPEKRNALNPELVSLLTQTLMKASEDETVKVILLKANGTTFSAGADLAYLQQLQQNTYEENLADSENLKRLFTTIYYLPKVVIAQIEGHAIAGGCGLATVCDISFAVPEASFGYTEVKLGFVPAIVSCFLLRKTSETIAKRILFTGELFSAQQALDYGLITFVTNKEDINLKVKEFALSLCTEASSNSLVVTKQLIGQTTNRELDHSLSLAVQINARVRESEDFKKGVAAFISKEKIKW
- a CDS encoding DUF6266 family protein, with translation MAKVSNGPLGALNGKLRNLVFYMLNGQPVVRTIGDPGKPSRNQLANRQAMSVTMGLVSRITDFTSVSFELEAKGTVRNAHNLATSYIKKLALKGEYPNISVDYSKVILSNGSLPCAADLKIEKKENGVLLSWDAAGEDDDIVMILLCHPLQKRATSCINAGRRDAGSYFIGLREDHLNEPIEAYICFRAADGKAISNSAYVGNLNGELESPEETAQNKKYQLIKQRFDVVEADYLQQLKDNFGNRVDSKAFRNLEKEYEVLKNKLENLPGKPG
- a CDS encoding ComEC/Rec2 family competence protein, whose amino-acid sequence is MFPSHQHALTFMRILIPYSAGIGFFYNFKFVSGILVLISFNLLLFISLIVINTYYKQCKAYRFKVLTGFLLQLLMFFFGGLSAMSYNQSLKSDYFAKVPSRYLKVQINEEPQYKAGIWRFKAKVMLAYQIRADSRGQEMQLLPRSASGMIMLAIKTPVDIPLPLRYGEELIIPSLFSEVKPPHLRSEFDFKSWLATQNIYHQSFLNRDQYLKLAGNYGNPIRRFALQLRQQQLMRYVQLIKNKEAVALASTLILGYRADLSQEILNIYAKTGTIHALSVSGMHVGLIYMVLNYLLGFLNYSKRGKLFKLILILPVIWFYALLTGLSPSVLRAVLMLSVFLIAKSSSRPANSYNITAFSAFCLLLYNPFLLWDIGFQLSFLAVSGLVYLQPKIQQSWYIENKWLNKLWGAVAMSLAAQLFTFPSSVYYFHQFPLYFLLSNLFILIPIALLMYLGIVVLFPGFGFLAPVFEWLISFTNQGLQWISGLPFSSLSGIWIDKAMYLLLCLTLTLLIPAIVHHQKRVLFAALTTLLILQSFLSYEQIMAYRQCRIISFRIPRQQAVAYIFSNHAIVCTGLKREDKDFVYFIQPALDQHKVKSIKLIPSIFSAKNP